The following are from one region of the Sphingomonas sp. J315 genome:
- a CDS encoding flagellar biosynthesis protein FlhB encodes MQIFRHMQRLKMSHQEVKDEYKETEGSPEAKGARRQRQREIAKGGMRKSVATAHVVLTNPTHFSVALRYDQGKDQVPVVVAKGRGEIALAIRELADEFAVPRIELPPLARALYFTSRENQEIRDDLYLAVATVLAFVFGLDKRAGGAMPSVKVPETALFDENGVQTGLKGAR; translated from the coding sequence ATCCAGATCTTCCGCCACATGCAGCGGCTCAAGATGAGCCATCAGGAAGTGAAGGACGAATACAAGGAAACCGAAGGCTCGCCCGAGGCCAAGGGCGCGCGTCGCCAGCGCCAGCGTGAGATCGCCAAGGGCGGGATGCGCAAGAGCGTCGCGACGGCGCATGTCGTGCTCACCAACCCGACCCACTTCTCGGTCGCGCTGCGCTACGATCAGGGCAAGGATCAGGTGCCGGTGGTGGTTGCCAAGGGACGCGGCGAGATTGCCCTCGCGATCCGCGAACTGGCCGACGAATTTGCGGTGCCGCGGATCGAACTGCCCCCGCTCGCCCGCGCGCTCTACTTCACCAGCCGCGAGAATCAGGAGATCCGCGACGACCTGTATCTGGCGGTTGCGACGGTACTGGCCTTCGTGTTCGGCCTCGACAAGCGCGCGGGTGGCGCGATGCCGTCGGTCAAGGTGCCGGAAACCGCGCTGTTCGACGAAAATGGCGTGCAGACGGGGCTTAAGGGCGCGCGATGA
- a CDS encoding two-component system response regulator, giving the protein MVSTTYQRGDSRRRGTRTILVVDDSRTNLHVIGGRLGAMGYMVVLADSGREALDLISGRGFDLVLLDMVMPGMSGLDVLTEIRTAPDTADLPVIMITALSDSRGAVEALAAGADDHLAKPFDFGVLQARIERTLERAGRIVELKRTVASLDARIAARAIELGETRSELAVSRADRARLLGSIDALSAKVESLSGTSAA; this is encoded by the coding sequence ATGGTGAGCACCACCTATCAGAGAGGCGATTCGCGCCGGCGCGGCACACGCACGATCCTGGTCGTCGATGACAGCCGGACCAATCTGCACGTCATTGGCGGTCGGCTCGGCGCGATGGGCTATATGGTCGTGCTCGCCGATAGCGGGCGTGAAGCGCTCGACCTGATTTCCGGGCGCGGCTTCGACCTTGTCCTGCTGGATATGGTGATGCCCGGCATGTCCGGGCTCGACGTATTGACCGAGATTCGTACCGCCCCTGACACCGCCGATTTGCCGGTCATCATGATCACAGCGCTCAGCGATTCGCGCGGGGCCGTCGAGGCGCTGGCGGCGGGAGCCGACGACCATCTTGCCAAGCCGTTCGACTTTGGCGTGCTTCAGGCACGGATCGAGCGCACGCTGGAGCGCGCCGGCCGGATCGTGGAACTCAAGCGCACCGTTGCCTCGCTCGATGCGCGGATCGCGGCGCGGGCGATCGAACTGGGCGAGACGCGCAGCGAACTCGCTGTTTCTCGTGCCGATCGCGCGCGGCTGCTGGGCTCGATCGACGCGCTCAGTGCCAAAGTGGAATCGCTCAGCGGAACCAGTGCCGCCTGA
- the fliR gene encoding flagellar biosynthetic protein FliR — protein MLGFGLAIEPQLWALLFTMVRVGAAFLAAPVFGAVAVPLNVRILLTAAVAILSMHAAPITVPGEVFVLETILAVMAEALVGLALGFILQIAFAAPLVASEVIGVSMGLSFATAINPQTGQSTPALGQFLTVLLTLLFLAVDGHLVLVELIVRSYELLPPGGAWLAPGKLMNIVLFGGYAFLAGLLLALPVGFLLLCLNIVVGMLSRSAPALNLFAIGIPASLAMGVLALLAGMPAMGDYMLVIVREALDAAQALVLGGLG, from the coding sequence ATGCTCGGCTTCGGCCTCGCGATCGAACCGCAGCTCTGGGCGCTGCTGTTCACGATGGTGCGGGTCGGTGCCGCCTTCCTCGCCGCGCCGGTGTTCGGCGCGGTCGCGGTGCCATTGAACGTTCGCATCCTGCTGACCGCCGCCGTCGCGATCCTGTCGATGCACGCCGCACCGATCACGGTGCCGGGCGAGGTGTTCGTGCTCGAAACCATCCTCGCCGTAATGGCCGAAGCGCTGGTCGGCCTCGCACTGGGCTTCATCCTTCAGATCGCCTTTGCCGCGCCGCTGGTGGCGAGCGAGGTGATCGGCGTGTCGATGGGCCTTAGCTTCGCCACCGCGATCAACCCGCAGACCGGCCAGTCCACCCCGGCGCTCGGCCAGTTTCTGACGGTGCTGCTCACCTTGCTGTTCCTCGCGGTCGACGGCCATCTCGTGCTGGTCGAGTTGATCGTGCGTTCCTACGAATTGCTGCCCCCGGGCGGCGCCTGGCTCGCGCCGGGCAAGCTGATGAACATCGTGCTGTTCGGCGGCTATGCCTTCCTCGCCGGGCTGCTGCTCGCGCTGCCGGTCGGCTTCCTGCTGCTGTGCCTCAACATCGTCGTGGGCATGCTCTCGCGCTCTGCCCCCGCGCTCAACCTGTTCGCGATCGGCATTCCCGCCAGCCTCGCCATGGGCGTCCTCGCGCTGCTCGCCGGCATGCCGGCGATGGGCGATTACATGCTCGTCATCGTGCGTGAGGCGCTCGACGCCGCGCAGGCGCTGGTGCTCGGGGGGCTCGGCTGA
- the fliQ gene encoding flagellar biosynthesis protein FliQ: MDADYFLSVAREAMWILALASAPILIPALLSGLILGMIQAATSIQEQTLTFVPKLAIVGVSLVIFGGMILTLLGDFTTTIFERIPDLVK; encoded by the coding sequence ATGGACGCAGATTATTTCCTGTCGGTGGCGCGCGAAGCCATGTGGATCCTTGCGCTCGCTTCCGCCCCGATCCTGATCCCGGCGCTGCTGTCGGGCCTGATCCTCGGCATGATCCAGGCGGCGACGTCGATCCAGGAACAGACGCTGACCTTCGTGCCCAAGCTCGCGATCGTCGGGGTCAGCCTCGTCATCTTCGGTGGCATGATCCTGACCCTGCTCGGCGACTTCACCACCACTATTTTCGAACGCATTCCGGACCTTGTGAAATGA
- a CDS encoding NADPH-dependent FMN reductase translates to MSKPHIVALGGTSRPESATGRALARCLAIAEEAGARTTLLTGEAINFPPYELCDPVPEGNVAHFVDVLRSADALIVGSPGYHGTLSGLVKNALDHVELLRGDDRVYFDRMPVGMVATAGGWQAAVSTMSALRTIVHALRGWPTPLGVAINMGAPGDPLGEADAQLRMMVDQILWFLKR, encoded by the coding sequence ATGAGCAAGCCGCATATCGTCGCCCTTGGTGGAACTTCGCGACCCGAATCCGCCACCGGGCGGGCGCTGGCGCGGTGTCTTGCGATCGCCGAGGAAGCAGGTGCGCGCACGACGCTGCTCACCGGTGAGGCGATAAACTTCCCGCCCTATGAGCTGTGCGATCCGGTGCCCGAGGGCAATGTCGCGCATTTCGTCGATGTGCTGCGCAGCGCCGATGCGCTGATCGTCGGCTCGCCCGGCTATCACGGCACGCTGTCCGGGCTGGTCAAGAACGCGCTCGACCATGTCGAGCTGCTGCGCGGGGATGACCGCGTCTATTTCGACCGGATGCCGGTCGGTATGGTCGCGACCGCGGGCGGCTGGCAAGCAGCGGTGTCGACCATGTCGGCGTTGCGCACCATCGTCCACGCACTGCGCGGCTGGCCGACCCCCTTGGGTGTCGCGATCAACATGGGCGCGCCGGGCGACCCGCTGGGCGAGGCCGATGCGCAGCTGCGCATGATGGTCGATCAGATCCTGTGGTTTTTGAAACGCTGA
- a CDS encoding flagellar biosynthetic protein FliO: MMWSYILKLVVLLPLVCGLLIGCLYLWRKLEARLPGNQGDRMLKVKETMMVSTGTRIAVLEVEGKRLLVSVSRNGVTLIDRIDG; this comes from the coding sequence ATGATGTGGTCCTACATCCTCAAGCTGGTCGTGCTGTTGCCGCTCGTCTGCGGTCTGCTGATCGGCTGCCTCTATCTCTGGCGCAAGCTCGAGGCGCGGCTGCCCGGCAATCAGGGCGACCGCATGCTGAAGGTCAAGGAGACGATGATGGTCTCGACCGGCACGCGCATCGCGGTGCTTGAGGTCGAGGGCAAGCGTCTGCTCGTCTCGGTCAGCCGCAATGGCGTCACGCTGATCGACCGGATCGACGGATGA
- a CDS encoding EscU/YscU/HrcU family type III secretion system export apparatus switch protein, with protein MSESAGEKTQAPTPKRKQKARDDGDLLKSREFGAALIILLGCGWMILMGPQLLGAIREVMAASFSFGRADIESFQPWKPLATAGWKLAPSLGALLAIALGGAVLSQAALGSLRFNGKLMAPKGNRINPGSGLKRIFGPTGWIELGKSLLKVVLLGGMGAWMLWGAARPTMGLVSSDLGTAVGGAGRHVCDFGPRHGGRAVADRGSRSADPDLPPHAAAQDEPSGSEGRIQGNRRLARGQGRASPAPA; from the coding sequence ATGTCGGAGAGCGCGGGCGAAAAGACCCAAGCACCAACACCCAAGCGCAAGCAAAAAGCGCGCGACGATGGCGACCTGCTCAAGTCGCGCGAGTTTGGTGCCGCGCTGATCATCCTGCTCGGCTGCGGCTGGATGATCCTGATGGGGCCGCAACTTCTGGGTGCGATCCGCGAGGTGATGGCGGCGAGCTTCAGTTTCGGTCGTGCCGATATCGAAAGCTTCCAGCCCTGGAAGCCGCTGGCCACCGCCGGGTGGAAGCTTGCCCCGTCGCTCGGGGCACTGCTCGCCATTGCGCTTGGCGGTGCGGTGCTCAGCCAGGCCGCGCTGGGATCGCTGCGCTTCAACGGCAAGCTGATGGCGCCCAAGGGCAATCGCATCAATCCCGGCTCCGGGCTCAAGCGCATCTTCGGCCCGACCGGCTGGATCGAGCTTGGCAAGTCGCTACTCAAGGTGGTGCTGCTCGGCGGGATGGGCGCGTGGATGCTGTGGGGGGCGGCGCGTCCGACGATGGGTCTGGTGTCGTCCGATCTCGGCACTGCGGTGGGGGGTGCTGGGCGACACGTTTGCGACTTTGGTCCTCGTCATGGCGGGCGGGCTGTTGCTGATCGCGGGAGTCGATCTGCCGATCCAGATCTTCCGCCACATGCAGCGGCTCAAGATGAGCCATCAGGAAGTGAAGGACGAATACAAGGAAACCGAAGGCTCGCCCGAGGCCAAGGGCGCGCGTCGCCAGCGCCAGCGTGA
- the fliP gene encoding flagellar type III secretion system pore protein FliP (The bacterial flagellar biogenesis protein FliP forms a type III secretion system (T3SS)-type pore required for flagellar assembly.) → MSPMLRHLALLLGALALALFAVAPAFAQEAAAAAPTAAATPGAGDAIDRALGDLGGGDAPLSLSLQVLIIMGLLTVLPGILLMMTSFTRIIIVLAILRQALGLQQTPPNQVLIGLSLFLSFFIMAPTIEVMNRTAIQPYAEGRIGATQMIEEAGKPLHAFMLKQTRVKDITMFAGIAKTGPIANPQDTPFSILLPAFVTSELKTAFQIGFLIFLPFIVIDLIVATVLMSLGMMMMSPTIISMPFKLLLFVLVDGWALTMGSLASSFSG, encoded by the coding sequence ATGAGCCCGATGCTGCGTCACCTCGCGCTGCTGCTCGGCGCGCTTGCGCTCGCGCTGTTCGCGGTCGCCCCGGCGTTCGCGCAGGAGGCTGCCGCCGCAGCGCCCACTGCCGCCGCGACTCCCGGAGCGGGCGACGCGATCGACCGCGCGCTCGGCGACCTGGGCGGCGGCGACGCGCCGCTCAGCCTGTCGCTGCAAGTGCTCATCATCATGGGCCTGCTCACGGTGCTGCCGGGCATCCTGCTGATGATGACCAGCTTCACCCGGATCATCATCGTGCTCGCGATCCTGCGTCAGGCGCTGGGGCTGCAGCAGACCCCGCCCAACCAGGTGCTGATCGGCCTGTCGCTGTTCCTGTCCTTCTTCATCATGGCCCCGACGATCGAGGTGATGAACCGCACCGCGATCCAGCCCTATGCCGAGGGACGCATCGGCGCGACGCAGATGATCGAGGAAGCGGGCAAGCCGCTCCACGCCTTCATGCTCAAGCAGACGCGGGTGAAGGACATCACCATGTTCGCCGGCATCGCCAAGACCGGCCCGATCGCCAACCCGCAGGACACGCCTTTCTCGATCCTGCTGCCGGCCTTCGTCACCAGCGAGCTCAAGACCGCGTTTCAGATCGGCTTCCTGATCTTCCTGCCCTTCATCGTCATCGACCTGATCGTCGCCACCGTGCTGATGAGCCTGGGCATGATGATGATGTCGCCGACGATCATCTCGATGCCGTTCAAATTGCTGCTGTTCGTGCTGGTCGATGGCTGGGCGCTGACGATGGGCAGCCTTGCCTCAAGCTTCTCGGGATAG
- the fliN gene encoding flagellar motor switch protein FliN, which translates to MNDMTGSFAAETAAAANFHLLQDVGVKLTVEIGSTTLTLRELLALAETSVIELDREADELLDVFVNGTLIGRGEVVTVGDKFGVRMTELVAPEKRG; encoded by the coding sequence ATGAACGACATGACCGGCAGTTTCGCCGCCGAAACCGCGGCCGCCGCCAATTTCCATCTGCTCCAGGATGTCGGGGTCAAGCTGACCGTCGAGATCGGATCGACCACGTTGACGCTGCGCGAACTGCTCGCTCTCGCCGAAACCAGCGTGATCGAACTCGATCGCGAGGCCGACGAGCTGCTCGACGTGTTCGTCAACGGCACGCTGATCGGGCGGGGCGAGGTGGTGACGGTCGGCGACAAGTTCGGCGTGCGCATGACCGAGCTGGTCGCGCCCGAAAAGCGGGGCTGA
- a CDS encoding CorA family divalent cation transporter gives MSGFAYRVTADAVEEITPRNALECAAEFVWIHLTSRDEEVQAWLRDHAALDHFTIDALTALETRPRCEQIDGAAVLNLRGMTHEEMASSDPLASIRLRADGARVISVTRLPLDVLDTARAAMEAGRISDAGDLIATLASAITEQLDPEVAQLGDSLDECEEQLDPRAAFDLRRNVSRVRRRAIGYRRFLYPQRAALEKLAGLPVTWLSDEDRLHVSAAADRAARMAEELESIRERAALIHEALTDLRAEVIDQRSLLIAVVAMIFLPLTFITGLFGMNVDGIPYAHHAGSFWIITGFSLVIAAGVGLYFVRRHWFR, from the coding sequence ATGAGCGGATTTGCCTATCGCGTGACGGCCGACGCCGTGGAGGAGATCACCCCGCGCAACGCGCTCGAGTGCGCGGCGGAGTTTGTCTGGATCCACCTGACCTCGCGCGATGAGGAGGTGCAGGCTTGGCTGCGCGATCATGCGGCGCTCGACCATTTCACGATCGACGCGCTCACCGCGCTGGAGACCCGCCCGCGCTGCGAACAGATTGACGGGGCGGCGGTGCTCAATTTGCGCGGGATGACCCATGAAGAGATGGCGAGCAGCGATCCGCTCGCTTCGATTCGGCTGCGCGCTGACGGTGCGCGCGTGATTTCGGTCACCCGACTGCCACTGGACGTCCTCGACACGGCACGCGCGGCGATGGAGGCGGGGCGGATCAGCGACGCAGGCGACCTGATCGCGACGCTGGCGTCGGCAATCACCGAACAACTCGACCCCGAGGTCGCGCAGCTCGGCGATTCGCTCGACGAGTGCGAGGAACAGCTTGATCCGCGCGCAGCGTTCGACCTGCGCCGCAACGTCAGCCGGGTGCGGCGCCGGGCGATCGGCTATCGCCGCTTTCTCTATCCCCAGCGCGCGGCGTTGGAGAAGCTGGCGGGGTTGCCTGTGACGTGGTTGAGCGACGAGGATCGACTGCACGTCAGTGCCGCTGCGGACCGCGCGGCGCGCATGGCCGAGGAGCTGGAAAGCATCCGCGAGCGCGCGGCGCTGATCCACGAGGCGCTGACCGACCTGCGCGCCGAGGTGATCGACCAGCGATCGCTGTTGATTGCCGTGGTCGCGATGATCTTTCTGCCGCTGACCTTTATCACCGGTCTGTTCGGGATGAACGTGGACGGCATCCCCTATGCCCACCATGCGGGATCATTCTGGATCATTACCGGGTTCAGTCTGGTGATCGCCGCGGGGGTCGGCCTGTATTTCGTCAGGCGGCACTGGTTCCGCTGA
- a CDS encoding flagellar motor switch protein FliM, translating into MVNGPSDLTPDGEAPERRERSRAGAEHAPALGAANLNPFGDLHGVQHLTARLAKALKPVFEPLVGEGLRLWAEPLSVQRHADYRAERPDGLTAWLPLAMTPGRGRALIAIDGKLSYEMLDRFFGGDGEAPHPMPADFTGSAETLLRRIAESIAAQLRPAWELLADIDFAFAPAHTPLSVAPEIDGGDAMVVTRIGVAHGNAKPHWIDILYPVSALKPWSPALTAKVIGGEPEVEPHWRNALTRAALGVRLPVRSVLAEPVVPAAMLMSLKPGDVIPISFGPDVPVMVGPRRIGSGTVGTANGRAAIRLTRFDTPELEDAR; encoded by the coding sequence ATGGTTAACGGCCCTTCAGATCTGACCCCGGATGGGGAAGCGCCCGAGCGGCGCGAGCGTTCACGCGCTGGTGCCGAACACGCGCCTGCCCTGGGGGCCGCGAACCTCAATCCGTTCGGCGACCTGCACGGCGTCCAGCATCTGACCGCGCGGCTGGCCAAGGCATTGAAGCCGGTGTTCGAACCGCTGGTCGGCGAAGGACTGCGCCTGTGGGCCGAGCCGCTGTCGGTGCAGCGCCATGCCGATTACCGCGCCGAGCGGCCCGATGGCCTGACCGCCTGGCTGCCTCTCGCGATGACGCCGGGTCGCGGTCGCGCGCTGATCGCGATTGACGGCAAGCTGAGCTACGAAATGCTCGACCGCTTCTTTGGCGGCGATGGCGAGGCACCGCACCCGATGCCCGCCGATTTCACCGGATCGGCCGAAACCTTGCTCCGCCGCATTGCCGAGAGCATCGCCGCACAGCTGCGCCCGGCCTGGGAACTGCTCGCGGATATCGACTTCGCTTTTGCCCCTGCACACACGCCATTGTCCGTCGCGCCCGAAATCGACGGCGGCGACGCGATGGTCGTCACCCGCATCGGTGTCGCGCACGGCAATGCCAAGCCGCACTGGATCGACATCCTCTACCCGGTCAGCGCGCTCAAGCCGTGGAGCCCGGCGCTTACCGCCAAGGTGATCGGCGGCGAGCCCGAGGTCGAGCCGCACTGGCGCAATGCGCTGACCCGCGCCGCGCTGGGCGTGCGCCTGCCCGTCCGCTCGGTGCTGGCCGAGCCTGTGGTGCCCGCCGCGATGCTGATGTCGCTCAAGCCCGGCGACGTCATTCCGATCAGCTTCGGCCCCGATGTGCCGGTGATGGTCGGTCCGCGCCGCATCGGCAGCGGCACCGTCGGCACCGCCAATGGCCGCGCTGCCATCCGCCTGACCCGTTTCGACACCCCTGAGCTCGAGGACGCACGATGA
- a CDS encoding CaiB/BaiF CoA-transferase family protein, with product MQTKGPLAGVRIVEIDAIGPVPFAAMLLADLGADVVRVVQPDASASHVVPGLYRGRRELELDFRHPASLMELRELIDRADGLIEGMPPRSIEALGIGPDACRMRNPRLVYGRASIWGQDGPMAERPGSDINVLALTGALHAIGTPEQPVVPLTLIGDHAGCGMFLALGMVSAILGAQASGEGRIVDAAASDGVGTLMGLTQSLMASGRWLDRREANLVDGGAPFYRTYRCADERHIAVGAIEPSAFAELCAVLGLEASKIPQFDRAGWPHMAREFARRFASRTRDEWVAQFPDGAACVTPVLSLTEAARHPHALARRPLASGPAGGPTAPQFTPRAPATGPAVVTSVGEMLGRWVD from the coding sequence GTGCAGACCAAGGGGCCGCTTGCGGGAGTGCGCATCGTCGAGATCGACGCGATCGGGCCGGTTCCGTTCGCCGCGATGCTGCTCGCCGATCTGGGCGCGGATGTGGTGCGCGTGGTCCAGCCAGATGCGAGCGCGAGCCATGTCGTCCCCGGCCTGTATCGCGGGCGACGCGAGCTGGAGCTGGATTTCCGTCACCCCGCGTCGCTGATGGAACTGCGCGAGCTGATCGACCGCGCCGACGGGTTGATCGAAGGGATGCCGCCGCGCTCGATCGAGGCGCTTGGAATCGGTCCCGATGCATGCCGCATGCGTAACCCGCGACTGGTTTATGGACGAGCGAGCATATGGGGGCAGGACGGGCCGATGGCCGAGCGGCCGGGCAGCGATATCAACGTGCTCGCGCTCACCGGTGCCCTCCATGCGATCGGCACGCCCGAGCAGCCGGTGGTGCCGCTGACGCTGATCGGCGACCACGCCGGGTGCGGCATGTTTCTGGCGCTGGGGATGGTGAGCGCGATCCTGGGCGCGCAGGCGAGCGGAGAGGGGCGGATCGTCGATGCCGCCGCGTCGGACGGGGTCGGCACGCTGATGGGGCTGACCCAGAGCCTGATGGCAAGCGGGCGCTGGCTCGACCGGCGCGAGGCGAACCTGGTCGATGGCGGAGCACCCTTTTACCGCACCTATCGCTGTGCCGATGAGCGGCATATTGCGGTCGGCGCGATCGAGCCGTCCGCCTTTGCCGAACTCTGTGCGGTGCTGGGGCTGGAGGCATCGAAGATCCCGCAATTCGACCGCGCGGGATGGCCGCACATGGCCCGCGAATTCGCCCGCCGCTTCGCCAGCCGGACGCGCGACGAATGGGTCGCGCAATTCCCCGACGGGGCGGCGTGCGTGACGCCGGTGCTGAGCCTGACCGAAGCTGCGCGCCATCCGCATGCCCTCGCCCGCCGCCCGCTGGCGAGCGGTCCGGCCGGTGGGCCGACCGCGCCGCAATTCACCCCGCGCGCTCCGGCAACGGGTCCGGCGGTGGTGACGAGCGTGGGGGAAATGCTGGGGCGCTGGGTGGATTGA
- the fliD gene encoding flagellar filament capping protein FliD: MAIESIAKTIGTGSGIDTTALVQSLVDAQFELKNAALTKREETLTAQITAASTHKSNITGFATALASLTRGGTLATQPTSSHPSILGVTRLAGANLASLNAKVEIRQLAAPQSAASAPVVNRTAAIGQGTLTLTFGTATVADGAMTGFTAGAAAPVAITIGPENSSLDGIAAAINAAKAGISASVVTDSGGARLVVKGASGEARAFTLTATETPGHTGLAALNIGIGATGTTIGSAASDAIVAVDGIALRRDGNSISDLVPGVRLDLSSAQPGTIVSIGRTTPTNALLQAAQDLVATYNEVFSALNKDLDPLDGALRGDAAAKAVKRQLQQITIAQVATGAAGEPTTLAQIGIRTERDGTLSVDTAALSRALVDYPQAVERLFAEPVGTNATGNGVAGALNAIATAAASTTRGLGASEAGYTRAKADLDEDKAAVLAKVEDTRTRMTRQFASMDAKVAVYKSTMSFLESQVDAWNRQD; the protein is encoded by the coding sequence ATGGCCATTGAATCGATTGCGAAAACGATCGGGACCGGGTCGGGCATCGACACGACCGCGCTCGTCCAGAGCCTGGTCGATGCGCAGTTCGAGCTCAAGAACGCCGCGCTCACCAAGCGCGAGGAGACGCTCACCGCGCAGATCACGGCAGCATCGACCCACAAGAGCAACATCACCGGCTTCGCCACCGCGCTCGCCAGCCTGACGCGCGGCGGCACGCTGGCGACCCAGCCGACCAGCTCGCATCCCAGCATCCTCGGCGTTACCCGCCTCGCGGGCGCTAACCTCGCCAGCCTCAACGCCAAGGTCGAGATACGCCAGCTCGCTGCGCCGCAAAGCGCCGCCAGCGCGCCGGTCGTGAACCGCACCGCCGCGATCGGGCAGGGGACGCTGACCCTCACATTCGGCACCGCGACCGTGGCGGATGGCGCGATGACCGGCTTCACCGCCGGCGCTGCCGCGCCGGTTGCAATCACCATCGGTCCGGAAAATAGCAGCCTCGACGGCATCGCCGCCGCGATCAATGCGGCCAAGGCGGGGATCTCCGCATCGGTCGTCACCGACAGCGGCGGCGCCCGGCTGGTGGTCAAGGGCGCGAGCGGGGAGGCGCGCGCCTTCACCCTCACCGCGACCGAAACGCCGGGTCACACTGGCCTCGCCGCGCTCAATATCGGCATCGGCGCGACCGGCACCACGATCGGCAGCGCGGCGTCCGACGCGATCGTCGCGGTCGACGGCATCGCGTTGCGCCGCGACGGCAACAGTATTTCCGATCTGGTTCCGGGCGTGCGGCTCGATCTGTCCTCCGCCCAGCCGGGGACGATCGTTTCGATCGGGCGGACCACGCCGACCAACGCGCTGCTCCAGGCCGCGCAGGATCTCGTCGCGACCTATAACGAGGTCTTCTCGGCGCTGAACAAGGATCTCGACCCGCTCGACGGCGCATTGCGCGGCGATGCGGCGGCCAAGGCGGTCAAGCGCCAGCTCCAGCAGATTACGATCGCGCAGGTCGCGACCGGCGCTGCGGGCGAGCCGACCACGCTGGCGCAGATCGGCATCCGCACCGAACGCGACGGGACGCTCAGCGTCGACACCGCCGCGCTCAGCCGTGCGCTGGTCGATTATCCGCAGGCGGTCGAGCGGCTGTTCGCCGAACCGGTCGGCACCAACGCCACCGGCAACGGCGTGGCGGGCGCGCTCAACGCCATCGCGACGGCGGCGGCGAGCACGACGCGCGGGCTGGGGGCAAGCGAAGCGGGCTATACCCGCGCCAAGGCCGATCTCGACGAGGACAAGGCGGCGGTGCTCGCCAAGGTCGAAGACACGCGCACCCGCATGACCCGCCAGTTCGCCAGCATGGACGCCAAGGTCGCTGTCTATAAATCGACGATGAGCTTCCTCGAATCGCAGGTCGATGCTTGGAACCGGCAGGATTGA
- the fliS gene encoding flagellar export chaperone FliS, producing the protein MMTRPIRLTTNAAATYRNIDAVGRTAAADPHQLVELMYKECIAALRSAAFAAEKGQYPVKSERIARATAILFALEGGLDFERGGEVSRTLATLYHGLRTQIVQSSIGNDPTPFRAVADDLEEIAGAWSAARAA; encoded by the coding sequence ATGATGACCCGCCCGATCCGCCTCACCACCAATGCCGCCGCGACCTATCGCAATATCGACGCGGTCGGGCGCACCGCCGCCGCAGACCCGCACCAGTTGGTCGAACTGATGTACAAGGAATGCATCGCTGCGCTCCGCTCCGCGGCTTTCGCAGCCGAAAAGGGCCAGTACCCGGTCAAGAGCGAGCGCATCGCCCGCGCGACCGCGATCCTGTTTGCGCTGGAGGGCGGGCTGGATTTCGAGCGCGGGGGAGAGGTTTCGCGGACGCTCGCGACGCTTTATCACGGGCTGCGCACCCAGATCGTTCAGTCCAGTATTGGCAACGATCCCACCCCCTTCCGGGCGGTTGCCGACGACCTTGAGGAAATCGCGGGCGCATGGAGCGCCGCGCGCGCGGCGTAG